A region of Leifsonia xyli DNA encodes the following proteins:
- a CDS encoding phosphoesterase PA-phosphatase — MAASVAVALVVGLGIIIALRPKLPFGIDTEWMGEIVEHRSPLWLGPALFFNYAGGGIVGSFVVPLVIFLLLLAFRRPWGAAFFAIASIVSVVCVQLLKHTVGRARPTEILVHADTGSFPSGHTANAATMVVVLGILFPRVWVWILGVVWAVLMAISRTYLGAHWISDTIGGLLLGAGVAVIVWTPLAHRLALEATQPHPFFLSRRRPVE, encoded by the coding sequence ATCGCGGCGTCCGTGGCCGTTGCGCTGGTGGTCGGGCTCGGCATCATCATCGCGCTGCGGCCCAAGCTGCCGTTCGGCATCGACACCGAGTGGATGGGCGAGATCGTCGAGCACCGCTCCCCGCTCTGGCTCGGCCCGGCGTTGTTCTTCAACTACGCGGGAGGCGGGATCGTCGGCTCGTTCGTCGTCCCGCTGGTGATCTTCCTGCTGCTGCTCGCCTTCCGAAGGCCGTGGGGCGCCGCGTTCTTCGCCATCGCGAGCATCGTGTCGGTCGTCTGCGTGCAGCTCCTCAAGCACACCGTCGGGCGCGCGCGGCCGACAGAGATCCTGGTCCACGCCGACACCGGTTCATTCCCGTCCGGGCATACGGCCAACGCCGCGACGATGGTGGTCGTGCTCGGCATCCTCTTCCCGCGCGTGTGGGTGTGGATCCTCGGCGTCGTGTGGGCCGTGCTGATGGCGATCAGCCGCACCTACCTCGGTGCGCATTGGATCAGCGACACGATCGGCGGCCTGCTGCTCGGCGCCGGTGTCGCCGTCATCGTGTGGACGCCGCTGGCGCACCGACTCGCGTTGGAGGCGACGCAGCCGCATCCCTTCTTCCTCTCGCGACGGCGCCCAGTAGAGTGA
- a CDS encoding ATPase, with product MSDGDALAKAQAEAQAAAEEAERLQAEAAEAVRKAQEASAAAEARATSLREAAAAAAAAAPSAEPPAEAPAGPLDAAEVEAVRAGYAFDTAVLELGALVNGAPQPAVPVRIPIAMTNRHGLVAGATGTGKTKTLQVLAEQLSAAGVPVFAADIKGDLSGIATPGEPNDKLLERTRGIGQDWTPRAATTEFFSLGGIGAGVPIRATVAGFGPLLLSKVLGLNATQESSLGLVFHYAEQAGLPLLDLADLRAVLTYLTSDDGKEELTGLGGLSAATVGVILRELIVFADQGADAFFGEPEIDTAEFLRLAPDGTGVVSLLEVPGVQDKPALFSTFLMWLLADLFNDLPEVGDLDKPKLVFFFDEAHLLFRDASKDFLASITQTVRLIRSKGVGIFFVTQTPKDVPSEVLAQLGSRVQHQLRAFTPDDAKALKQTVSTYPTSGYDLAQVLQSLGTGEAVVTVMNEKGAPTPVAWTRLRAPQGSMSPAPAAQVQATIAASPLQAKYGTPLDRDSAREMLGRKLDAAAAAATRAQAQADAAKAAAEAQKQADAQTKADAKAQAAAQKEYERILRQTAPRSTSRRSSSQKTVLEQVLGSKATRDILGSVVEGIFGTRRRR from the coding sequence ATGAGCGACGGGGACGCGCTGGCGAAGGCGCAGGCCGAGGCCCAGGCGGCCGCGGAGGAGGCGGAGCGGCTGCAGGCCGAGGCGGCGGAGGCCGTGCGCAAGGCGCAGGAAGCGTCCGCGGCGGCGGAGGCGCGGGCGACGTCGCTGCGGGAGGCAGCGGCTGCGGCCGCAGCTGCAGCGCCGTCCGCAGAACCGCCCGCGGAGGCACCCGCCGGTCCGCTCGACGCCGCGGAGGTGGAGGCGGTCCGCGCCGGCTACGCCTTCGACACGGCCGTCCTCGAACTCGGCGCCCTCGTGAACGGCGCCCCGCAGCCCGCGGTGCCGGTCCGCATCCCGATCGCGATGACGAACCGGCACGGCCTGGTCGCCGGCGCGACCGGCACCGGCAAGACCAAGACCCTGCAGGTGCTCGCCGAGCAGCTGTCCGCGGCGGGCGTCCCCGTGTTCGCGGCCGACATCAAGGGCGACCTCTCGGGCATCGCGACGCCGGGCGAACCGAACGACAAGCTCCTGGAGCGCACCCGCGGCATCGGCCAGGACTGGACACCCCGGGCCGCGACCACCGAGTTCTTCTCTCTCGGCGGCATCGGCGCGGGCGTCCCGATCCGCGCGACCGTCGCGGGTTTCGGCCCGCTGCTGCTGTCCAAGGTGCTCGGCCTCAATGCCACGCAGGAGTCGAGCCTGGGCCTGGTCTTCCATTACGCCGAGCAGGCCGGGCTCCCGCTGCTCGACCTCGCCGATCTGCGCGCCGTGCTCACCTACCTGACGAGCGACGACGGCAAGGAGGAGCTGACCGGGCTCGGCGGCCTCTCCGCGGCGACCGTGGGCGTCATCCTGCGCGAGCTGATCGTGTTCGCCGACCAGGGCGCTGACGCGTTCTTCGGCGAGCCTGAGATCGACACGGCGGAGTTCCTCCGCCTCGCTCCCGACGGCACCGGTGTCGTCAGCCTGCTCGAGGTGCCGGGAGTGCAGGACAAGCCCGCGCTGTTCTCGACCTTCCTGATGTGGCTGCTCGCCGACCTCTTCAACGACCTGCCCGAGGTCGGAGACCTCGACAAGCCCAAGCTGGTGTTCTTCTTCGACGAGGCGCACCTGCTGTTCCGGGACGCGTCGAAGGACTTCCTGGCCTCGATCACCCAGACCGTGCGGCTCATCCGGTCGAAGGGCGTCGGCATCTTCTTCGTAACGCAGACGCCGAAGGATGTGCCGTCGGAGGTGCTCGCTCAGCTCGGCTCGCGCGTACAGCACCAGCTCCGGGCCTTCACCCCGGACGACGCCAAGGCGCTCAAGCAGACCGTGTCGACGTATCCGACGTCGGGCTACGACCTCGCCCAGGTGCTGCAGTCGCTCGGCACCGGCGAGGCCGTCGTGACGGTCATGAACGAGAAGGGCGCGCCGACGCCGGTCGCCTGGACGCGCCTCCGCGCCCCGCAGGGGTCGATGTCGCCCGCACCCGCCGCGCAGGTCCAGGCGACGATCGCCGCGTCGCCGCTTCAGGCGAAGTACGGAACCCCTCTCGACCGCGACTCGGCGCGCGAGATGCTCGGCCGCAAGCTGGATGCGGCGGCCGCCGCCGCGACCCGGGCCCAGGCCCAGGCCGACGCGGCGAAGGCCGCCGCCGAGGCGCAGAAGCAGGCCGACGCGCAGACGAAGGCCGACGCCAAGGCGCAGGCGGCGGCGCAGAAGGAGTACGAGCGCATCCTGCGCCAGACCGCGCCGCGGTCGACCTCGCGGCGCAGCTCATCTCAGAAGACCGTGCTGGAGCAGGTGCTCGGCTCGAAGGCCACCCGTGACATCCTGGGCAGCGTCGTCGAGGGGATCTTCGGCACCCGGCGGCGACGCTAG